From Tiliqua scincoides isolate rTilSci1 chromosome 2, rTilSci1.hap2, whole genome shotgun sequence, the proteins below share one genomic window:
- the LOC136638686 gene encoding olfactory receptor 1L4-like encodes MVHQGNATYSDGFILQGLLDQPGHKRLLVPIFLFMYLLILLGNLLIVLLICHDVRLFSSPMYFFLSNLSLADVGFSSSVIPKMLQNLLTGTKSITYSGCLAQMFFFLGFGNTESFLLASMAYDRYAAICQPLRYATLMNQKHCLLLAVGCWLLGFLHSLLYTLMMSCLSFCASRVIPHYFCDLHPLIKLSCSDTSAIQMTTLTEGTVTMVGPFTVTLLSYILIVSKVLKIPSMAGKYKAFSTCGAHLTTVVLFFGTVIAIYVRPSSTYSGTKVRVMSVAYTAVTPMLNPFIYSLRNREIQQALDEITPERPLPSRRVRAAPWFSEGLRRMKQQGRHLEHQWQKTDLSNIPFLGKVIERLVASQLQRVLEETDYLDPFQSDFRPEFGLETALIALVDDLHQGMDRGSASLLVLLELSAAFDAINHGVPLGRLAGFPPRILVPLHLPASAVLLLLPTPLACSSLLAKHRLTSHDQEQQAEHQRRR; translated from the exons ATGGTTCATCAGGGCAACGCAACTTACTCTGATGGATTCATCCTACAGGGTCTCTTGGACCAGCCAGGACACAAGCGTCTCCTTGTCCCCATCTTCCTCTTCATGTACCTGCTGATTCTACTGGGCAACTTGCTGATTGTCCTGCTCATCTGCCATGATGTccgcctcttctcctcccccatgtATTTTTTCCTCAGTAATCTCTCCTTGGCTGATGTGGggttttcctcttctgtcatccCAAAGATGCTGCAGAACCTCCTGACCGGTACCAAAAGCATAACCTATAGTGGATGCTTGGCAcagatgtttttcttcttggGCTTTGGAAACACTGAAAGTTTTCTCCTGGCATCCATGGCGTATGACCGATATGCAGCCATCTGCCAGCCACTACGTTACGCCACTTTAATGAATCAGAAACACTGTTTGCTGTTGGCAGTTGGCTGTTGGCTCCTGGGCTTTCTTCATTCCCTTCTCTATACCCTGATGATGTCTTGTCTCTCCTTCTGCGCCTCCCGAGTGATCCCCCATTACTTCTGTGATCTCCATCCCTTAATCAAGCTCTCCTGCTCAGACACCTCTGCCATTCAGATGACAACCCTCACCGAGGGGACGGTGACCATGGTGGGGCCTTTCACAGTTACTCTTCTCTCCTACATCCTCATTGTCTCCAAGGTTCTCAAGATCCCTTCAATGGCTGGGAAGTATAAGGCCTTTTCCACCTGTGGTGCCCACCTCACCACAGTGGTTTTGTTCTTTGGGACTGTAATAGCTATATATGTCCGTCCCTCCTCCACCTACTCTGGCACGAAGGTCCGAGTAATGTCTGTGGCCTACACAGCTGTGACCCCCATGCTCAACCCTTTCATCTACAGCCTTAGGAACAGGGAGATTCAGCA ggccctggatgagatcactcccgagcgtcctctgcccagtcgcagagtcagagcggctccttggttttctgaggggCTGCGgaggatgaagcagcagggcagacaTCTAGAGCATCAGTGGCAAAAGACTGACC tctcgaatattccgttcctgggcaaggtgattgagcgattggtggcgtcccagcttcagagggtactggaggaaacggattatctggacccattccaatctgacTTCAGGCCGGAGTTCGGGTTGGAGACTGCCTTgatcgccttggtggatgaccttcaccagggaatggacagggggagtgcgtccctgttagtcctgctggagcTCTCGGCGGCCTTTGAtgccatcaaccatggtgtccctctgggtcggctggccgg GTTCCCGCCCCGGATCCTTGTTCCTCTTCACCTGCCCGCCAGTGCTGTTCTACTGCTGTTGCCGACACCTCTTGCCTGCAGCTCACTCCTGGCAAAACACCGGCTGACGAGCCATGACCAGGAGCAGCAGGCAgagcaccagagaaggaggtaa
- the LOC136638684 gene encoding olfactory receptor 1F1-like, which translates to MGQWNETSPSEFILLGITTRPELQCFFSVLFFSTYLLTLLGNLLIVLLVYWDPSLFHTPMYFFLSNLSLADIGFTSATIPKMLQTLLSESTAISYSGCFTQMYFFFAFANTDNFLLASMAYDRYVAICHPLHYATLMNHKRCLLMAGIPWLVSIVLSLMYTVLASRLSFCVTREIPHFFCDIQPLMRISCSDTKLLQTLVMSEGLIDVSIPFLLIVISYVCIFYAVLRVPSAAGKLKAFSTCGSHLTVVILFYSTLIWVYFQPPSRNAGRKDTVAAIMYTVVTPMLNPFIYTLRNNEIKGAVRRVMSRMKKTLSEAEGQMLH; encoded by the coding sequence ATGGGGCAATGGAATGAAACCTCTCCCTCTGAGTTCATCCTTCTGGGCATCACCACCCGCCCAGAGCTCCAGTGCTTCTTCTCAGTGCTCTTCTTCTCCACATATCTGCTGACCTTGCTGGGGAATTTACTCATTGTCCTGTTAGTATACTGGGATCCCAGCCTCttccacacccccatgtacttctttctcAGCAACCTTTCCTTGGCTGACATTGGCTTCACCTCAGCCACCATCCCCAAGATGCTGCAGACCTTGCTGTCAGAGTCCACAGCCATCTCCTACAGTGGATGCTTCACTCAAATGTACTTCTTCTTTGCTTTTGCCAACACCGACAATTTCCTACTGGCCTccatggcttatgaccgctaCGTTGCCATCTGCCACCCTTTGCACTATGCCACTCTGATGAACCACAAACGATGCCTCCTGATGGCAGGCATCCCATGGCTTGTATCTATTGTCCTGTCTTTGATGTACACAGTGCTAGCATCCCGTCTCTCTTTCTGTGTCACTCGGGAGATCCCCCATTTCTTCTGCGACATCCAACCCTTGATGAGAATTTCCTGCTCAGACACAAAGCTCTTGCAGACCTTGGTGATGAGTGAGGGCTTGATAGACGTCTCAATCCCATTTCTGCTTATTGTGATCTCCTATGTGTGCATTTTCTATGCAGTGTTGAGGGTCCCCTCTGCTGCTGGGAAGCTaaaggccttctccacttgtgGCTCTCATCTGACTGTGGTGATCTTGTTCTACAGCACCCTCATCTGGGTCTACTTCCagcccccttccaggaatgcagGCAGGAAGGACACTGTGGCTGCCATCATGTATACTGTGGTCACCCCCATGTTGAATCCCTTCATCTACACCCTTCGGAATAATGAGATCAAAGGAGCTGTCAGAAGAGTCATGAGCAGGATGAAGAAGACTTTAAGTGAGGCAGAAGGGCAGATGTTACACTGA
- the LOC136640066 gene encoding olfactory receptor 1E5-like, whose product MASENATGVSELLLRGFPTRPEFQGLLFPLFLSMYLLTLLGNVTIILLIRLDAQLLQAPMYFFLSHLALADLGFTATTVPKVLANLLAQKKTISYHACLAQMYFYMSFGNSDSFLLASMAYDRYMAICCPLYYSALMSPKRCLLLAAVSWVVPIIHSLLYTLLMSHISFCDSREIPHFFCDIYPVLDISCSDTSVIKILLLTEGVVEVLGPFVLIVISYARIFYTIMKIPSSTGKYKAFSTCGSHMAVVVLFYSTVSWVYFKPHSKNSDLMDTVAAVMYTMVTPMLNPFIYSLRNREMKAAMKRVIKRFPMVL is encoded by the coding sequence ATGGCTTCTGAAAACGCAACGGGTGTCTCTGAATTGCTCCTCCGTGGTTTCCCAACCCGACCTGAGTTTCAaggcctcctcttccccctcttcctgtccATGTACCTACTGACTCTCCTGGGAAACGTCACGATCATCCTCTTGATCCGCTTGGATGCGCAGCTCCTCCAggcccccatgtacttcttcctcagtCACCTTGCCTTAGCTGACCTGGGTTTTACCGCTACCACTGTCCCCAAAGTGCTAGCAAACCTGTTGGCTCAGAAGAAGACCATCTCTTATCATGCTTGCCTGGCTCAGATGTATTTCTATATGTCTTTTGGCAACTCAGACAGCTTCCTGCTGGCTTCTATGGCCTACGACCGCTACATGGCCATCTGCTGCCCGCTATACTATTCTGCCCTGATGAGTCCCAAGCGCTGCCTCCTACTGGCAGCTGTGTCCTGGGTTGTCCCCATCATCCACTCCTTGCTTTACACCCTTTTGATGTCCCATATTTCTTTCTGTGACTCAAGGGAGATACCACACTTCTTCTGTGACATATACCCTGTTCTGGACATCTCTTGCTCAGATACCAGTGTCATAAAAATTCTGCTGTTAACTGAGGGGGTAGTGGAGGTCTTGGGGCCGTTTGTGCTTATTGTCATCTCCTATGCACGAATCTTCTACACAATCATGAAAATTCCATCCAGCACTGGAAAGTACAAGGCTTTCTCCACGTGTGGCTCCCACATGGCTGTGGTGGTCTTGTTCTACAGCACTGTGAGCTGGGTCTATTTCAAGCCACATTCCAAGAACTCAGACCTCATGGACACTGTGGCAGCTGTGATGTATACCATGGTGACACCCATGCTGAACCCATTCATATACAGCCTTAGGAACCGGGAGATGAAAGCAGCCATGAAGAGGGTCATTAAGCGATTTCCAATGGTGCTGTAA
- the LOC136638685 gene encoding olfactory receptor 1468-like: MEQKNQTIISEFLLQGLFSQAEHEGIIFSILLSMYLLIVLGNLLIVLLICCDARLHTPMYFFLSCLSLADVGFASSTVPVMLQNLLSQKKTISFGGCLSQMYFFLTFGNSDNFLLAAMAFDRYLAICRPLHYPALMNHKCCLLMVFGCWLLATFQSMLYTLMLSRHSFCASHEIPHFFCEFYPLIGLSCSDTTVIKMIALTEGMLDIVGPFMFIVVSYACIFLTIMNIPSSTGKRKAFSTCGSHLAVVVLFYGTLCLVYLQPTSSNSKLQNTVSSLMYTVVTPMLNPFVYSLRNNEMKGSLRRLLGRSTWNWKQQVGLVSATGEARSTQHSNIG; the protein is encoded by the exons ATGGAGCAAAAGAACCAAACCATTATCTCTGAGTTCCTCCTGCAGGGGCTCTTCAGCCAGGCAGAGCATGAGGGTATCATCTTCTCCATCCTCCTCTCCATGTATTTGCTGATAGTACTGGGCAATCTGCTTATTGTCTTACTGATCTGCTGTGATGCCCGACTccacacccccatgtatttcttcctcagcTGCCTCTCTCTGGCTGATGTGGGCTTTGCTTCCTCCACTGTCCCTGTGATGCTGCAGAACCTGCTTTCCCAGAAGAAGACCATATCTTTTGGAGGTTGCTTGTCTCAGATGTATTTTTTCCTCACATTTGGCAACAGCGACAACTTTCTGCTTGCTGCCATGGCCTTTGACCGCTACTTAGCCATATGCCGCCCACTGCACTACCCTGCCTTAATGAACCACAAGTGCTGCCTCCTGATGGTCTTTGGGTGCTGGCTCCTGGCTACTTTCCAGTCCATGCTGTATACACTGATGCTCTCCCGTCACTCTTTTTGTGCATCCCACGAGATCCCCCATTTTTTCTGTGAATTCTACCCACTGATTGGACTCTCTTGCTCAGACACCACTGTCATTAAAATGATTGCCCTGACAGAAGGCATGCTAGATATTGTGGGACCGTTTATGTTCATTGTGGTCTCTTATGCGTGCATCTTCCTCACCATAATGAACATCCCGTCCTCCACTGGTAAACGCAAGGCCTTCTCTACTTGTGGCTCCCACTTGGCAGTGGTTGTCCTGTTCTATGGCACCCTCTGCTTGGTCTATTTGCAACCTACCTCTAGTAACTCAAAGCTACAAAACACTGTATCTTCTCTCATGTACACTGTGGTCACCCCTATGCTGAACCCCTTTGTCTATAGTCTGAGAAATAATGAGATGAAGGGATCTCTGAGGAGACTTCTTGGCAGA TCTACTTGGAATTGGAAACAGCAGGTAGGCCTTGTTTCTGCTAcaggggaggccaggtctacccagcattcAAATATCGGGTAA